The Setaria italica strain Yugu1 chromosome VIII, Setaria_italica_v2.0, whole genome shotgun sequence genome includes the window ATCAACATTCAGTATGCTGGTGCCCGTCGGTCGACCCCGCATCCGCAGGTAACAGTAATTGCTTATTACTCCGGCATGTGCGCCACAACATTAGAACTTTTCACTGATTTTGTTACTTTATTTATAATTTTCCCTCTTTtaggatttttttaattttattttctaaaaatgaacCCCGTCAAAACTATTTTCCGGATGTACCGAGGTGTAACAGCAACCTATCTGCCATGAGAATGCAGTTTAATTATATCTCTGCAGCAAGCCAGACTTTGCCAAATCATTTTGAACGGCAATAggagaggatggcactaggtAGCATGCCCCTCCCCACCGTCTCCGTCACTCAATACTCCTCAAAACCAATagttctatatatatatataactagTTTGAGCATTTTGCAAGAACTATGATATATTTGCACCTACAATGTATTTTACTCTAAAATAAAGTTTACATATGCAACCTTCTTGCATTGCACATACACCAAACTGAATGCGATTCATCAAACGAAAAATGCTACTCAGGATGCAGGAGCTGGGAAGGTCTCGCATGATGGTCATTCAACTGGTGATGCAAGGTATAAGATATCTACACTCCAAATCTCACTCTATGGTAATATCATCAATTTATCGTATATATACTACCACCATCCAGTTTTACAATAAGCCCCTATTACTAATAAGCTGGTACATCATTATGCCCTCTTTTCTTTGCATACCGAAGTCATCCTCCACCAATGAGAATCAACTGCGCACTTGCTTGCACGTACGTGTGCCAGAAAAGCAATTAGATTACGTCCATACACTGATACACGCCTTGTATGGTATTTGGAAGCCACTTATTTCGGATTTTGATGGCAATGGCAGTAGCAGACCTGGAGCAGTGAGGAGCGAGAAAGATAAGCCCATGGTAGCAACAGTAAGCAGTGAGCTGCTGCCTGATCCCTTGCCTGCAGGTAATTAAGGTGGCATATTTCTGTTATTTCCACCAACTCAATTCCTGTACATGCCTTTGTGCGGTGGCAGCCGGCCCGTATTTTTATACTGAGAATGTTTACAACTTGTCTCCTTCCAATTGCATAGAATCACGACAACTTACAGTTTTATTAGGTTTGCATAACTGCCTGTTGAACTATGTCATATGTGTTTGCTTCCCATGACAGGTGCTACGCAGTTCAGTTTATCTCAATTGAAGGCCGCTACAAATGACTTTTCAGGTGACAATGTGGTTGGAAGTGGTGGCTTTAGTGTCGTCTACAAGGTACTCTCCGTATGCTTGGTTTACTAATTTTGCTTTGGGCTTTTTAGAAGATGATATTAACATAATTAGGTCAATTTGCAATAAAGGACAGTCATGCATATAAGATGAAGCAATTACTTTTATTTTCTTGGTATAACAAGGCTTTTCCCTTCACATAATTTCAATTCGACATAACTAACTGTTAGCAGCTAGCCAACCTCAAAGGCCATGCAATATTGAAATGAAGTACCTGCATCAGGAATTAGAACGTTCTTGTTCCAAAAATTCAATTATTACTAGGAGCTTAGAATTATGTAGGCATGCTTAATTTTTTACTTCAATTAGGTCTTCTTTTGTTTCGgcatcttttttttcccttttgaagGTCTAACAGAAAGGAAGGACTAGGGCCCCTGATCCATTCCATCAATAGGTACACACATAACGGTTTGCCCTGTTGCAGCACACTTTAACACTACTGCGCGAGGTGGTGTCTCTTGTTATGGGTCTATGTTCTATTCACTTTCCGTAGCtaattgatattttttttgataCCCCTTGATAATTGATCTTAGAAGTGCAATTATATCAGAAATATCAGCAAAGCAAACTGCTCCGCAAGGATTATAAATTAACATTTTACTATATAGTTTTAGTTTTATTTAGATCAACGACAATGAACCACAACTTATCTTGCAATTTATGCTTTTCAGGGTGTATTGCGCAACGGACTAGATGTTGCAATCAAGAAATTGTTAATCTCTGATGATTTTCCAGAGAGGCGCGTGCATCATGAGCTTAATGTTGGTGCAAAGCTTCAGCACAAAAACATAGTTAAACTTCTGGGATATTGCTTCGATAACAAAGAGGACGAAAGGCTATACCTTTTGGTCCAAGAATACATGCCCAATGGGAGCTTGGGAAGGGTTATTAATGGTGTGTTTGCACAAAAATACTAGCTTACCTGTAGACCTAACTCCATTTAGACTTGTTCTCGCTAACTAATGCTTGATGctagatgttttgttttttgcaGCCTCTCGACTTGATTGGCCCTCCTGTTTCAAGATAATTCAGGGGATAGCACAGGGCCTACATTACCTACATGAGCAACACGTTCTCTATATGGATTTGAAACCAGCCAACATCCTCTTTGATTCAAAAATGAATCCTGTGATCATTGATTTTGGATTATCTATAgtccttgatgatgatgatgatgagatcaCTTGTGATTCCATAGCAGGCACAATGTAAGATGCCCTTCCCCCACATAAAACAATTCCATTAGCATGAGTCCATATCATGCATGGAgcctgtttccttttttttaacgTCTCTTCTATGAGATTATTCATTATTATTTATTCAACCATTCAGGGGATATATTGCTCCAGAAAAAATTACAGGAGCTAAGATATCGATGAAG containing:
- the LOC101785888 gene encoding putative receptor-like protein kinase At4g00960 isoform X2, with protein sequence MADIAFRSLGKIIEAALKIKEAVETVKHNDRECREIERCVARVSALLERLEQTTETMKDPAMSGPLEDLAESVEKALELVSECQQQRHTFTVLRLWSASNMARELRQVQEDIVRKLQLGTFAHVTILLTINIQYAGARRSTPHPQDAGAGKVSHDGHSTGDASHPPPMRINCALACTSRPGAVRSEKDKPMVATVSSELLPDPLPAGATQFSLSQLKAATNDFSGDNVVGSGGFSVVYKGVLRNGLDVAIKKLLISDDFPERRVHHELNVGAKLQHKNIVKLLGYCFDNKEDERLYLLVQEYMPNGSLGRVINASRLDWPSCFKIIQGIAQGLHYLHEQHVLYMDLKPANILFDSKMNPVIIDFGLSIVLDDDDDEITCDSIAGTMGYIAPEKITGAKISMKSDVFSFGVILIEIITGRRVTPSCDLPALSSIEMIRAMKGLFDPAQVKDSQVMEINKCMKLGLMCTEWDPIDRPTMAEALELLE
- the LOC101785888 gene encoding cysteine-rich receptor-like protein kinase 45 isoform X1 — protein: MADIAFRSLGKIIEAALKIKEAVETVKHNDRECREIERCVARVSALLERLEQTTETMKDPAMSGPLEDLAESVEKALELVSECQQQRHTFTVLRLWSASNMARELRQVQEDIVRKLQLGTFAHVTILLTINIQYAGARRSTPHPQDAGAGKVSHDGHSTGDASHPPPMRINCALACTSRPGAVRSEKDKPMVATVSSELLPDPLPAGATQFSLSQLKAATNDFSGDNVVGSGGFSVVYKGVLRNGLDVAIKKLLISDDFPERRVHHELNVGAKLQHKNIVKLLGYCFDNKEDERLYLLVQEYMPNGSLGRVINDVLFFAASRLDWPSCFKIIQGIAQGLHYLHEQHVLYMDLKPANILFDSKMNPVIIDFGLSIVLDDDDDEITCDSIAGTMGYIAPEKITGAKISMKSDVFSFGVILIEIITGRRVTPSCDLPALSSIEMIRAMKGLFDPAQVKDSQVMEINKCMKLGLMCTEWDPIDRPTMAEALELLE
- the LOC101785888 gene encoding putative receptor-like protein kinase At4g00960 isoform X3; the protein is MADIAFRSLGKIIEAALKIKEAVETVKHNDRECREIERCVARVSALLERLEQTTETMKDPAMSGPLEDLAESVEKALELVSECQQQRHTFTVLRLWSASNMARELRQVQEDIVRKLQLGTFAHVTILLTINIQYAGARRSTPHPQDAGAGKVSHDGHSTGDASSRPGAVRSEKDKPMVATVSSELLPDPLPAGATQFSLSQLKAATNDFSGDNVVGSGGFSVVYKGVLRNGLDVAIKKLLISDDFPERRVHHELNVGAKLQHKNIVKLLGYCFDNKEDERLYLLVQEYMPNGSLGRVINDVLFFAASRLDWPSCFKIIQGIAQGLHYLHEQHVLYMDLKPANILFDSKMNPVIIDFGLSIVLDDDDDEITCDSIAGTMGYIAPEKITGAKISMKSDVFSFGVILIEIITGRRVTPSCDLPALSSIEMIRAMKGLFDPAQVKDSQVMEINKCMKLGLMCTEWDPIDRPTMAEALELLE